One Varibaculum prostatecancerukia genomic window, TAGTTCGGTGGGGCAAACATAGGAAAAATCCGCCGGATAGAAGAACATTATTGCCCATTTATCGCGGTAATCCTCGCTGGAAACATCGACAAAGGAGTCATTATGGAAAGCTATCCCGGACCAGTCCGGCGCTACAGTATTAATCTTGGACACTGTCAGCCTTTCTGCATATATACCATCGTAAAAACGCCTAACACTTTCCTTCTATGGTAACAGCCGCCCGCCGCCCCGGTTAGCTAAATGCGCTATCCGGGCAGGTATTTTAAATAGTTATTTCCGATTCGGGCAGCTTCTCCACGTTAATATCTTTGAAAGAGTAAACCTTTACCCGATTAACGAAGCGGGAAGGCCGATAAATATCCCATACCCAGGCATCTTGTAGGGTTACTTCAAAGAAAACATCCCCGCCATTATTGTGCATTTGCACGTCAACCTGATTGGCGAGGTAGAAGCGGCGATCAGTTTCCACCACGTATTTGAAGATAGACACCACATCTCGGTATTCGCGAAACAAGGCGAGTTCCTGATGGTTCTCATAGGCTTCTAAATCTTCAATACCCAATTTTCATCCCCTTAGACTGCTAAAAACTTTGGGAACTTGCGTTG contains:
- a CDS encoding DUF2469 domain-containing protein — its product is MGIEDLEAYENHQELALFREYRDVVSIFKYVVETDRRFYLANQVDVQMHNNGGDVFFEVTLQDAWVWDIYRPSRFVNRVKVYSFKDINVEKLPESEITI